One Desmodus rotundus isolate HL8 chromosome 10, HLdesRot8A.1, whole genome shotgun sequence genomic window, TCTGAGCAAGGACCTGGGCCTGGGACTCGGGGAACTGGCCGCCCGCTCGGCCCGGGTGGTGTCTGATGATGACAAGCAGCGCTTGCTGCTGGATCGCGAGACGGGAGACTTGCTTTTGAAGGAGAAACTAGACCGGGAAGAGCTATGCGGCCCCATTGAAACGTGTGTGCTGCATTTCCAAGTGTTGCTGGAAACGCCAGTGCAATTTTTTGAAGGAGAATTATCAATCCAGGACATAAATGACCACTCCCCAGTATTCCCGACTAGGGAAATGCTCTTGAAAATACCGGAAAACAGCCAGCCAGGGACTATTTTTCCGTTGAAATTAGCTCAGGATTTGGATGTGGGCAGCAATGGTCTTCAAAGATACACTGTCAGCCCCAATTCACATTTTCACGTCCTTACTCGAAATCATAGCGAGGGTAAGAAATACCCAGATTTGGTGCAGGACAAAGCGCTGGATCGAGAGGAGCAGCCTGAGTTCAGCTTAACCCTCACGGCGCTGGATGGCGGGTCTCCCCCGCGGTCTGGCACCGTCGCCCTGAGAGTCCTGATCATGGACGTTAATGACAATGCTCCTGAGTTTGTGCACACCCCATATGAGGTGCAGGTCCCGGAAAACAGCCCCATGGACTCCCCAGTCCTCACTGTCCTAGCCCGGGACATGGACGCCGGAAACTTTGGGAGGGTTTCCTATGGCTTGTTCCAAGCATCAGATGAAATTAAGCAAACTTTCTCACTGAATGAAGTCACAGGAGAAATCCGACTGACAAAGAAATTGGATTTTGAACAAATTAAGTCTTACCATCTGGAAATTGAGGCTACAGATGGAGGAGGCCTTTCTGGAAAAGGCACTGCGGTCATAGAGGTGGTGGATGTGAACGACAACGCCCCTGAACTGACGGTAACCACACTCACCAGCTCCATCCCAGAAAATGCTCCGGAGACTGTAGTCTCTATCTTCCGAATTAGGGACAAAGACTCTGGAGATAATGGAAAGATGATTTGTTCTATTCCAGAAACTCTGCCATTCATTCTGAAACCCATTTTCAAGAATTTCTACACTTTGGTGACAGAGAGACCGCTGGACAGAGAGAGCCGGGCCGAGTACAACATCACCATCACCGTCACAGACTTGGGGACACCCCCACTGAAAACCCAGCACAACATCACCGTGCTGGTCTCCGACGTCAACGACAACGCCCCGACCTTCACCCAAACCTCCTACACCCTCTCCATCCGCGAGAACAACAGCCCTGCCCTGCACATAGGCAGCGTCAGCGCCACGGACTCGGACGCGGGCGCCAACGCCCAGGTCACCTACTCGCTGCTGCCGCCCCGGGACCCCGGCCTGCCCCTGGACTCGCTGGTGTCCATCAACGCCGACAACGGGCAGCTGTTCGCCCTGAGGGCGCTGGACTACGAGGCCCTGCAGGCGTTCGAGTTCCTGGTGGGCGCCACCGACCGCGGGTCCCCGGCGCTGAGCAGCCAGGCGCGGGTGCGCGTGCAGGTGCTGGACGCCAACGACAACTCGCCCTTCGTGCTGTACCCGCTGCAGAACGGCTCCGCGCCCTGCACCGAGCTGGTGCCCAGGGCGGCCGAGCCCGGCTACCTGGTGAGCAAGGTGGTGGCGGTGGACGGCGACTCGGGCCAGAACGCCTGGCTGTCGTTCCAGCTGCTCAAGGCCACGGAGCCCGGGCTGTTCGGCGTGTGGGCGCACAACGGCGAGGTGCGCACGGCGCGGCTGCTGAGCGAGCGCGACGCGGCCAagcacaggctgctgctgctggtcaagGACAATGGCGAGCCGCCGCTGTCGGCCAGCGTCACGCTGCACGTGCTGCTGGTGGACGGCTTCTCGCAGCCCTACCTGCCGCTGCCCGAGGCGGCGGCCGAGCCGGCGCGGGCCGACCCGCTCACGGTCTACCTGGTGGTGGCGTTGGCGTCGGTGTCGTCGCTGTTCCTGTTCTCGGTGCTGGCGTTCATCGCGGTGCGGctgtgcaggaggagcagggcggGCTTGGTGGGTGGCTGCTCGGTGCCTGAGGCCCACTTTCCGGGCCACCTGGTGGACGTCAGCCGTACGGGGACCCTGTCCCAGAGCTACCAGTACGAGGTGTGTATGACAGGAGACCCTGGGACTGGTGAGTTCAAGTTCCTGAAGCCAATATTCCCTAACCTATTGGTTCAGGACACTGAGAGAGAAATTAAGGCAAACCCCAACTGCAGGAATAGTTCTGTATTCAGTTAAGTATTGTGTGGGTTAAGTGAGCTGCTCCTTACTTTTGGTAAAATTAACTGCCATTGCAATGCATTTCTGTTAAAAATAGTGTTGTTCTCTAAATATGTATATCTCTATTTCAAACCAATGCATATCCCTGATCACCCTTTTATTAATACTCATTGGACTTAACATTTCTAGCTATACTAAATATTGAGTATGTATTTTCTCCATATTTGACTTTCTCTTCGTGATTAATCCTTCCATAACTATAAATTATTCAAGTAGTGTAAGTAGAAAGTTTGTTTAAATCAACTTCTTAATTTGTTCATGtcttttaaatgaaacattttaaagcttTGATGTAATCttgcatttctaaatatttgtggTGCTTGTCTTTACCAGATATTTCTATGCTTACAGGGCCAgagtgtttgaaattttttatagCTACTCAGGCCTTTCTTGTTGGCTATTCTACCAGGCTATGCCCCTGGAATAACCACGAGCATACAACTGAGCATACTTGCTTCTCCCAAATTGTACATGAACATGCACTTCATTAAATTATTA contains:
- the PCDHB4 gene encoding protocadherin beta-4; the protein is METLERIQPNRQVIAFILVVFLSQARPESLRYSVLEETESGSFLAHLSKDLGLGLGELAARSARVVSDDDKQRLLLDRETGDLLLKEKLDREELCGPIETCVLHFQVLLETPVQFFEGELSIQDINDHSPVFPTREMLLKIPENSQPGTIFPLKLAQDLDVGSNGLQRYTVSPNSHFHVLTRNHSEGKKYPDLVQDKALDREEQPEFSLTLTALDGGSPPRSGTVALRVLIMDVNDNAPEFVHTPYEVQVPENSPMDSPVLTVLARDMDAGNFGRVSYGLFQASDEIKQTFSLNEVTGEIRLTKKLDFEQIKSYHLEIEATDGGGLSGKGTAVIEVVDVNDNAPELTVTTLTSSIPENAPETVVSIFRIRDKDSGDNGKMICSIPETLPFILKPIFKNFYTLVTERPLDRESRAEYNITITVTDLGTPPLKTQHNITVLVSDVNDNAPTFTQTSYTLSIRENNSPALHIGSVSATDSDAGANAQVTYSLLPPRDPGLPLDSLVSINADNGQLFALRALDYEALQAFEFLVGATDRGSPALSSQARVRVQVLDANDNSPFVLYPLQNGSAPCTELVPRAAEPGYLVSKVVAVDGDSGQNAWLSFQLLKATEPGLFGVWAHNGEVRTARLLSERDAAKHRLLLLVKDNGEPPLSASVTLHVLLVDGFSQPYLPLPEAAAEPARADPLTVYLVVALASVSSLFLFSVLAFIAVRLCRRSRAGLVGGCSVPEAHFPGHLVDVSRTGTLSQSYQYEVCMTGDPGTGEFKFLKPIFPNLLVQDTEREIKANPNCRNSSVFS